The Sebastes umbrosus isolate fSebUmb1 chromosome 23, fSebUmb1.pri, whole genome shotgun sequence genome contains a region encoding:
- the LOC119482576 gene encoding kinesin-like protein KIF21A isoform X4, translating to MSSDESSVRVALRIRPQLAKERIEGCHICTYVMPGEPQVVLGKDKAFTYDHVFDMDTQQETIYHHCTESLIEGCFEGYNATIFAYGQTGSGKTYTMGTGFDVNIGDDELGIIPRAVNHLFRGIEERRQAATEQGRPVPEFKINAQFLELYNEEVLDLFDSTRDIEARKQRSNIKIHEDANGGIYTVGVTTRTVTSAAEMIQCLKLGALSRTTASTQMNAQSSRSHAIFTIHLCQVRVCSPDNDDNTTDNRLSNDSEINEFETLTAKFHFVDLAGSERLKRTGATGDRAKEGISINCGLLALGNVISALGDRSKRSSHVPYRDSKLTRLLQDSLGGNSLTVMIACISPSDRDFMETLNCMKYANRARNIKNKVMVNQDKASQQISVLRTEIARLQMELMEYKTGKRMVGEDGMEGINDLVHENSMLQTENNNLRVRVKAMQETIDAQRARLTQILSDQANTILAKAGEGSEEIGNMIQNYIKEIEELRAKLLESEAVNENLRKTLSRASTRSTLYGGPGGSFSTALLAPEKEASDVIEMAKKSLEKLKKKERKKKKSVIKEEVPDNDHEPGNEETEEGSDHEEGEDADVEEEDSDMAGDETSDGSDSEELEEKDNVQADLANITCEIAIKQKLIDELENSQRRLHTLKQQYEQKLTMLQNKIIDTQLERDKVLHNMGSVESGTEEKAKKIKTEYERRLSSMNKELQKLQSAQKEHARLLKNQSQYEKQLKKLQMDVNEMKKTKVVLMRQMKEQQERNRATECKRNREIASLKKDQRRAEHQLRQMEATKRQQELILRRKNEEVTALRRQVRPVSGKVTRKVGIPEPVQEPSHRAIPGRMQTSGASAANGARSSPVRMGSTYLNRMVRTKWQSLERRVTDIIMQRLTISNMETDMNRLLKLKTTCSKGPRVGFEPRPLRPQSYHMGRPLYPQREDLTRRREKVSRKREKMAVEGADADRSLASLNEELESLSANIDYINDSIADCQANIMQMEEAKEEGDTVDVTAVISSCNLSEARFLLDHFMTMAINKGLQAAQKDSQLKVMEGRLKQTEINSATQNQLLFHMLKEKAEINPELDALLGSALQELGYLSPENGDDSSSDESTASPAAEGGTLASDLMKLCGESRPRSKARRRTTTQMELLYAGSGDPSCESPTGDFPAPLLPLSERPEGSPDMQGHALGQTPDREQTVSPSAASARPAGISGSRSPTGTDRRLPGSPLTRRKGQERGATATHIPAPTHTLPLSTAEAKTKASDHKSLLEESPVFEGHRGVINPVTASKNSRGAKLQCVYVAEGHTKPVLCVDATDDLLFTGSKDRTCKVWNLVTGQEIMSLADHPSSVVSVRYTSSLVFTVSTAYIKVWDIRDSAKCIRTLTSSGQVGSGDICSSVRSLSIPPGESQINQIALNPSGSFLYAAAGNAVRMWDLRKFVSTGKLTGHLGPVMCLTVDKLGSGQDVVLTGSKDHHIKMFEVAEGAQGSISSSQTFEPAHQDGVESLAVHGDVFYSGSRDYYIKKWDLTSKRLLQQSVSAQADWVSALGVVPGSPVLLSGCRGGLLRLWHADSLAPLGEVRGHDSPINGLATNSSQLFTASDDRTVKIWEAKGSLEEGVH from the exons TTCGACGTCAACATCGGAGACGACGAGCTGGGTATCATTCCCCGGGCCGTCAACCACCTGTTCAGAGGGATCGAGGAGCGCAGACAGGCTGCCACCGAGCAGGGCAGGCCTGTTCCCGAGTTCAAGATCAACGCACAGTTCCTGGag TTGTACAACGAGGAGGTGCTGGACTTGTTCGACTCGACGCGAGACATCGAGGCCAGGAAGCAGAGATCCAACATCAAAATCCACGAGGACGCCAACGGGGGCATCTACACCGTGGGGGTGACCACGCGCACCGTCACTTCTGCGGCTGAG ATGATTCAGTGTCTGAAGCTGGGCGCTCTGTCTCGTACCACCGCCAGCACTCAGATGAACGCCCAGAGTTCGCGCTCCCACGCCATCTTCACCATCCACCTGTGCCAAGTCCGAGTCTGCTCTCCTGACAACGAC gATAACACGACAGACAACCGTTTAAGTAACGACTCCGAGATTAACGAGTTTGAGACGCTGACGGCCAAATTCCACTTTGTGGACCTGGCTGGTTCTGAGAGACTGAAGAGAACTGGAGCTACAGGAGACAGAGCTAAAGAGGGCATCTCCATCAACTGTGGGCTG CTTGCTTTGGGAAACGTCATCAGCGCTCTGGGAGACAGGAGTAAGCGCTCCTCTCACGTGCCTTACAGAGACTCCAAACTGACCCGGCTGTTACAGGACTCACTAGGTGGCAACAG TCTAACGGTGATGATCGCCTGCATCAGCCCGTCGGACCGGGACTTCATGGAGACCTTAAACTGCATGAAGTACGCCAACAGGGCCCGAAACATTAAGAACAAGGTGATGGTGAACCAGGACAAGGCCAGCCAGCAGATCAGCGTCCTGAGGACGGAGATAGCACGGCTGCAGATGGAGCTGATGGAGTACAAGACG GGGAAGCGTATGGTGGGTGAAGACGGCATGGAGGGCATCAATGACTTGGTCCATGAGAACTCTATGCTGCAAACCGAAAACAACAACCTGAGGGTGAGAGTGAAGGCCATGCAGGAGACCATCGACGCCCAGAGAGCCAGACTCACACAGATCCTCAGTGACCAGGCCAACACGATCCTGGCTAAAGCAG GTGAAGGCAGTGAAGAGATCGGGAACATGATTCAGAACTACATCAAAGAAATCGAGGAGCTCAG AGCTAAACTTCTTGAAAGCGAGGCTGTGAACGAGAATCTCAGGAAGACTTTGTCTCGGGCCTCGACGCGCTCCACGCTGTACGGCGGCCCCGGCGGCTCCTTCTCAACCGCACTCCTCGCACCCGAGAAGGAGGCCAGCGACGTCATCGAGATGGCCAAGAAGAGCCTGGAGAAACTcaaaaagaaggagaggaagaagaagaagag tgTCATCAAAGAGGAAGTGCCGGACAATGACCACGAGCCAGGCAACGAGGAGACAGAG GAGGGCAGCGACCACGAAGAAGGCGAGGACGCAGACGTAGAGGAGGAGGACTCTGACATGGCGGGAGACGAGACGTCTGACGGATCTGACTCTGAAGAACTGGAGGAGAAAG ACAACGTCCAGGCCGACCTGGCCAACATCACCTGCGAGATCGCCATCAAGCAGAAGCTGATAGACGAGCTGGAGAACAGCCAGCGGCGTCTGCACACTCTGAAACAGCAGTACGAGCAGAAGCTGACGATGCTGCAGAACAAGATCATAGACACACAGCTGGAGAGGGACAAGGTGCTGCATAATATGG GTTCAGTGGAGTCGGGTACGGAGGAGAAGGCCAAGAAGATCAAAACAGAGTACGAGAGGAGGCTGAGCTCCATGAACAAAGAGCTGCAGAAGCTCCAGTCGGCTCAGAAGGAGCACGCCCGCCTGCTGAAGAACCAGTCGCAGTACGAGAAGCAGCTCAAGAAGCTCCAGATGGACGTGAACGAGATGAAGAAGACCAAG GTGGTGCTGATGCGTCAGatgaaggagcagcaggagaggaacagagccacagagtgcaagaGGAACCGGGAGATCGCCTCTTTGAAGAAAGACCAACGCAGAGCTGAG CACCAACTGAGGCAGATGGAGGCCACGAAAAGACAACAGGAGTTGATCCTTCGCAGGAAGAATGAagag GTGACGGCTCTCAGGCGGCAGGTGAGGCCCGTGTCTGGGAAGGTCACCAGGAAGGTTGGCATACCCGAACCTGTACAGGAGCCGTCTCACAGAGCCATCCCAGGAAGGATGCAGACATCTGGGGCGTCTGCAGCCAATGGAGCAAG GAGTTCCCCGGTGCGGATGGGAAGTACCTACCTCAACAGGATGGTCAGGACCAAATGGCAGTCGCTGGAGAGACGCGTCACTGACATCATCATGCAGAGGCTGACCATCTCTAACATGGAGACGGATATGAACAGACTGTTGAAG CTAAAgacgacatgcagcaaagggccgcgggtcggattcgaaccccggCCTCTAAGGCCACAGTCTTACCACatggggcgcccgctctacccg CAACGAGAGGATCTGACCAGGCGGAGGGAGAAAGTGtccagaaagagagaaaagatggCGGTGGAGGGCGCAGACGCCGACCGCTCTCTGGCCTCCCTGAACGAGGAGCTGGAGTCTCTGAGCGCCAACATCGACTACATCAACGACAGCATCGCCGACTGCCAGGCCAACATCATGCAGATGGAGGAGGCCAAG GAGGAAGGAGACACAGTGGATGTTACCGCGGTGATCAGTTCCTGTAATTTATCAGAGGCCCGCTTCCTTCTGGATCATTTCATGACTATGGCCATCAATAAG ggtctGCAGGCGGCTCAGAAGGACTCCCAGCTGAAGGTGATGGAGGGCAGGCTGAAGCAGACGGAGATCAACAGCGCCACCCAGAACCAGCTGCTGTTCCACATGCTGAAGGAGAAAGCAGAGATCAACCCGGAGCTGGACGCTCTGCTCGGCAGCGCTCTGCAAG AGTTAGGTTACCTGTCGCCAG AGAATGGAGATGACAGCAGTAGTGACGAGTCCACCGCCAGTCCAGCTGCGGAGGGCgg CACACTGGCATCAGATCTAATGAAGCTATGTGGTGAATCCAGACCCAGAAGCAAG GCTCGCAGACGGACCACCACCCAGATGGAGCTGCTGTATGCTGGCAGCGGGGACCCGTCGTGTGAATCCCCCACCGGAGACTTCCCGGCCCCTCTGCTGCCCCTCTCGGAGCGCCCGGAGGGGTCGCCAGACATGCAGGGTCACGCGCTTGGTCAAACTCCCGACCGCGAGCAAACCGTTTCCCCATCTGCTGCGTCTGCCCGGCCAGCTGGCAT CTCTGGATCCAGGTCACCTACGGGGACTGACAGAAGGCTACCGGGCTCGCCGCTCACCCGAAGGAAGGGGCAAGAGAGAGGAGCCACGGCGACACACATCCCAGCACCGACGCACACACTTCCGCTCAGCACAGCAGAGGCTAAAACTAAAGCAAGTGACCACAAATCACT GTTGGAGGAGTCACCTGTATTTGAAGGCCATAG AGGTGTGATCAACCCCGTGACGGCATCAAAGAACAGCCGCGGGGCCAAACTTCAGTGTGTCTACGTTGCAGAGGGGCACACCAAACCTGTCCTCTGCGTAGACGCCACAGATGATCTGCTCTTCACAGGATCCAAAG ATCGTACATGTAAAGTCTGGAACTTGGTGACGGGTCAGGAGATCATGTCTCTGGCAGATCATCCCAGCAGTGTCGTCTCAGTCAG GTACACTTCTAGTCTCGTCTTCACTGTTTCCACTGCTTACATCAAAGTGTGGGACATACGAGACTCTGCCAAGTGTATCCGCACACTCAC GTCATCGGGCCAGGTGGGTTCGGGAGACATCTGCTCGTCTGTCAGGAGTTTATCCATCCCACCGGGAGAGAGTCAGATCAACCAGATCGCTCTCAACCCTTCCGGCTCTTTTCTTTATGCTGCCGCTGGCAACGCTGTGCGCATGTGGGACCTCCGCAA GTTTGTATCCACGGGGAAGCTGACCGGCCATTTAGGACCCGTCATGTGTCTGACTGTTGACAAATTAGGTAGCGGACAGGACGTCGTCCTCACTGGCTCCAAAGACCATCATATCAAA atgTTTGAGGTGGCAGAAGGTGCTCAGGGTAGCATCAGCTCCAGTCAGACGTTTGAGCCCGCCCACCAGGATGGCGTTGAGTCTCTGGCCGTGCACGGAGACGTTTTCTACAGCGGCTCCAGAGACTACTACATCAAGAAGTGGGACTTAACTAGTAAACGCCTTCTACAG CAGTCCGTCAGCGCCCAGGCAGACTGGGTCAGCGCTCTGGGCGTAGTGCCAGGCTCCCCAGTGCTCCTCAGCGGATGCAGAGGAGGGCTGCTGCGCCTCTGGCACGCCGACTCGCTAGCGCCCCTCGGCGAAGTCCGGGGACACGATAGTCCCATCAACGGCCTCGCCACCAACAGCAGCCAACTGTTCACCGCCTCAGA TGACCGCACAGTGAAGATTTGGGAAGCCAAAGGATCTCTGGAGGAAGGAGTCCACTGA
- the LOC119482576 gene encoding kinesin-like protein KIF21A isoform X5, translating to MSSDESSVRVALRIRPQLAKERIEGCHICTYVMPGEPQVVLGKDKAFTYDHVFDMDTQQETIYHHCTESLIEGCFEGYNATIFAYGQTGSGKTYTMGTGFDVNIGDDELGIIPRAVNHLFRGIEERRQAATEQGRPVPEFKINAQFLELYNEEVLDLFDSTRDIEARKQRSNIKIHEDANGGIYTVGVTTRTVTSAAEMIQCLKLGALSRTTASTQMNAQSSRSHAIFTIHLCQVRVCSPDNDDNTTDNRLSNDSEINEFETLTAKFHFVDLAGSERLKRTGATGDRAKEGISINCGLLALGNVISALGDRSKRSSHVPYRDSKLTRLLQDSLGGNSLTVMIACISPSDRDFMETLNCMKYANRARNIKNKVMVNQDKASQQISVLRTEIARLQMELMEYKTGKRMVGEDGMEGINDLVHENSMLQTENNNLRVRVKAMQETIDAQRARLTQILSDQANTILAKAGEGSEEIGNMIQNYIKEIEELRAKLLESEAVNENLRKTLSRASTRSTLYGGPGGSFSTALLAPEKEASDVIEMAKKSLEKLKKKERKKKKRLRRYEENHHQEVEHTSVIKEEVPDNDHEPGNEETEEGSDHEEGEDADVEEEDSDMAGDETSDGSDSEELEEKDNVQADLANITCEIAIKQKLIDELENSQRRLHTLKQQYEQKLTMLQNKIIDTQLERDKVLHNMGSVESGTEEKAKKIKTEYERRLSSMNKELQKLQSAQKEHARLLKNQSQYEKQLKKLQMDVNEMKKTKVVLMRQMKEQQERNRATECKRNREIASLKKDQRRAEHQLRQMEATKRQQELILRRKNEEVTALRRQVRPVSGKVTRKVGIPEPVQEPSHRAIPGRMQTSGASAANGARSSPVRMGSTYLNRMVRTKWQSLERRVTDIIMQRLTISNMETDMNRLLKQREDLTRRREKVSRKREKMAVEGADADRSLASLNEELESLSANIDYINDSIADCQANIMQMEEAKEEGDTVDVTAVISSCNLSEARFLLDHFMTMAINKGLQAAQKDSQLKVMEGRLKQTEINSATQNQLLFHMLKEKAEINPELDALLGSALQELGYLSPENGDDSSSDESTASPAAEGGTLASDLMKLCGESRPRSKARRRTTTQMELLYAGSGDPSCESPTGDFPAPLLPLSERPEGSPDMQGHALGQTPDREQTVSPSAASARPAGISGSRSPTGTDRRLPGSPLTRRKGQERGATATHIPAPTHTLPLSTAEAKTKASDHKSLLEESPVFEGHRGVINPVTASKNSRGAKLQCVYVAEGHTKPVLCVDATDDLLFTGSKDRTCKVWNLVTGQEIMSLADHPSSVVSVRYTSSLVFTVSTAYIKVWDIRDSAKCIRTLTSSGQVGSGDICSSVRSLSIPPGESQINQIALNPSGSFLYAAAGNAVRMWDLRKFVSTGKLTGHLGPVMCLTVDKLGSGQDVVLTGSKDHHIKMFEVAEGAQGSISSSQTFEPAHQDGVESLAVHGDVFYSGSRDYYIKKWDLTSKRLLQQSVSAQADWVSALGVVPGSPVLLSGCRGGLLRLWHADSLAPLGEVRGHDSPINGLATNSSQLFTASDDRTVKIWEAKGSLEEGVH from the exons TTCGACGTCAACATCGGAGACGACGAGCTGGGTATCATTCCCCGGGCCGTCAACCACCTGTTCAGAGGGATCGAGGAGCGCAGACAGGCTGCCACCGAGCAGGGCAGGCCTGTTCCCGAGTTCAAGATCAACGCACAGTTCCTGGag TTGTACAACGAGGAGGTGCTGGACTTGTTCGACTCGACGCGAGACATCGAGGCCAGGAAGCAGAGATCCAACATCAAAATCCACGAGGACGCCAACGGGGGCATCTACACCGTGGGGGTGACCACGCGCACCGTCACTTCTGCGGCTGAG ATGATTCAGTGTCTGAAGCTGGGCGCTCTGTCTCGTACCACCGCCAGCACTCAGATGAACGCCCAGAGTTCGCGCTCCCACGCCATCTTCACCATCCACCTGTGCCAAGTCCGAGTCTGCTCTCCTGACAACGAC gATAACACGACAGACAACCGTTTAAGTAACGACTCCGAGATTAACGAGTTTGAGACGCTGACGGCCAAATTCCACTTTGTGGACCTGGCTGGTTCTGAGAGACTGAAGAGAACTGGAGCTACAGGAGACAGAGCTAAAGAGGGCATCTCCATCAACTGTGGGCTG CTTGCTTTGGGAAACGTCATCAGCGCTCTGGGAGACAGGAGTAAGCGCTCCTCTCACGTGCCTTACAGAGACTCCAAACTGACCCGGCTGTTACAGGACTCACTAGGTGGCAACAG TCTAACGGTGATGATCGCCTGCATCAGCCCGTCGGACCGGGACTTCATGGAGACCTTAAACTGCATGAAGTACGCCAACAGGGCCCGAAACATTAAGAACAAGGTGATGGTGAACCAGGACAAGGCCAGCCAGCAGATCAGCGTCCTGAGGACGGAGATAGCACGGCTGCAGATGGAGCTGATGGAGTACAAGACG GGGAAGCGTATGGTGGGTGAAGACGGCATGGAGGGCATCAATGACTTGGTCCATGAGAACTCTATGCTGCAAACCGAAAACAACAACCTGAGGGTGAGAGTGAAGGCCATGCAGGAGACCATCGACGCCCAGAGAGCCAGACTCACACAGATCCTCAGTGACCAGGCCAACACGATCCTGGCTAAAGCAG GTGAAGGCAGTGAAGAGATCGGGAACATGATTCAGAACTACATCAAAGAAATCGAGGAGCTCAG AGCTAAACTTCTTGAAAGCGAGGCTGTGAACGAGAATCTCAGGAAGACTTTGTCTCGGGCCTCGACGCGCTCCACGCTGTACGGCGGCCCCGGCGGCTCCTTCTCAACCGCACTCCTCGCACCCGAGAAGGAGGCCAGCGACGTCATCGAGATGGCCAAGAAGAGCCTGGAGAAACTcaaaaagaaggagaggaagaagaagaagag ACTGAGGCGATATGAGGAGAACCACCACCAAGAGGTTGAACACACCAG tgTCATCAAAGAGGAAGTGCCGGACAATGACCACGAGCCAGGCAACGAGGAGACAGAG GAGGGCAGCGACCACGAAGAAGGCGAGGACGCAGACGTAGAGGAGGAGGACTCTGACATGGCGGGAGACGAGACGTCTGACGGATCTGACTCTGAAGAACTGGAGGAGAAAG ACAACGTCCAGGCCGACCTGGCCAACATCACCTGCGAGATCGCCATCAAGCAGAAGCTGATAGACGAGCTGGAGAACAGCCAGCGGCGTCTGCACACTCTGAAACAGCAGTACGAGCAGAAGCTGACGATGCTGCAGAACAAGATCATAGACACACAGCTGGAGAGGGACAAGGTGCTGCATAATATGG GTTCAGTGGAGTCGGGTACGGAGGAGAAGGCCAAGAAGATCAAAACAGAGTACGAGAGGAGGCTGAGCTCCATGAACAAAGAGCTGCAGAAGCTCCAGTCGGCTCAGAAGGAGCACGCCCGCCTGCTGAAGAACCAGTCGCAGTACGAGAAGCAGCTCAAGAAGCTCCAGATGGACGTGAACGAGATGAAGAAGACCAAG GTGGTGCTGATGCGTCAGatgaaggagcagcaggagaggaacagagccacagagtgcaagaGGAACCGGGAGATCGCCTCTTTGAAGAAAGACCAACGCAGAGCTGAG CACCAACTGAGGCAGATGGAGGCCACGAAAAGACAACAGGAGTTGATCCTTCGCAGGAAGAATGAagag GTGACGGCTCTCAGGCGGCAGGTGAGGCCCGTGTCTGGGAAGGTCACCAGGAAGGTTGGCATACCCGAACCTGTACAGGAGCCGTCTCACAGAGCCATCCCAGGAAGGATGCAGACATCTGGGGCGTCTGCAGCCAATGGAGCAAG GAGTTCCCCGGTGCGGATGGGAAGTACCTACCTCAACAGGATGGTCAGGACCAAATGGCAGTCGCTGGAGAGACGCGTCACTGACATCATCATGCAGAGGCTGACCATCTCTAACATGGAGACGGATATGAACAGACTGTTGAAG CAACGAGAGGATCTGACCAGGCGGAGGGAGAAAGTGtccagaaagagagaaaagatggCGGTGGAGGGCGCAGACGCCGACCGCTCTCTGGCCTCCCTGAACGAGGAGCTGGAGTCTCTGAGCGCCAACATCGACTACATCAACGACAGCATCGCCGACTGCCAGGCCAACATCATGCAGATGGAGGAGGCCAAG GAGGAAGGAGACACAGTGGATGTTACCGCGGTGATCAGTTCCTGTAATTTATCAGAGGCCCGCTTCCTTCTGGATCATTTCATGACTATGGCCATCAATAAG ggtctGCAGGCGGCTCAGAAGGACTCCCAGCTGAAGGTGATGGAGGGCAGGCTGAAGCAGACGGAGATCAACAGCGCCACCCAGAACCAGCTGCTGTTCCACATGCTGAAGGAGAAAGCAGAGATCAACCCGGAGCTGGACGCTCTGCTCGGCAGCGCTCTGCAAG AGTTAGGTTACCTGTCGCCAG AGAATGGAGATGACAGCAGTAGTGACGAGTCCACCGCCAGTCCAGCTGCGGAGGGCgg CACACTGGCATCAGATCTAATGAAGCTATGTGGTGAATCCAGACCCAGAAGCAAG GCTCGCAGACGGACCACCACCCAGATGGAGCTGCTGTATGCTGGCAGCGGGGACCCGTCGTGTGAATCCCCCACCGGAGACTTCCCGGCCCCTCTGCTGCCCCTCTCGGAGCGCCCGGAGGGGTCGCCAGACATGCAGGGTCACGCGCTTGGTCAAACTCCCGACCGCGAGCAAACCGTTTCCCCATCTGCTGCGTCTGCCCGGCCAGCTGGCAT CTCTGGATCCAGGTCACCTACGGGGACTGACAGAAGGCTACCGGGCTCGCCGCTCACCCGAAGGAAGGGGCAAGAGAGAGGAGCCACGGCGACACACATCCCAGCACCGACGCACACACTTCCGCTCAGCACAGCAGAGGCTAAAACTAAAGCAAGTGACCACAAATCACT GTTGGAGGAGTCACCTGTATTTGAAGGCCATAG AGGTGTGATCAACCCCGTGACGGCATCAAAGAACAGCCGCGGGGCCAAACTTCAGTGTGTCTACGTTGCAGAGGGGCACACCAAACCTGTCCTCTGCGTAGACGCCACAGATGATCTGCTCTTCACAGGATCCAAAG ATCGTACATGTAAAGTCTGGAACTTGGTGACGGGTCAGGAGATCATGTCTCTGGCAGATCATCCCAGCAGTGTCGTCTCAGTCAG GTACACTTCTAGTCTCGTCTTCACTGTTTCCACTGCTTACATCAAAGTGTGGGACATACGAGACTCTGCCAAGTGTATCCGCACACTCAC GTCATCGGGCCAGGTGGGTTCGGGAGACATCTGCTCGTCTGTCAGGAGTTTATCCATCCCACCGGGAGAGAGTCAGATCAACCAGATCGCTCTCAACCCTTCCGGCTCTTTTCTTTATGCTGCCGCTGGCAACGCTGTGCGCATGTGGGACCTCCGCAA GTTTGTATCCACGGGGAAGCTGACCGGCCATTTAGGACCCGTCATGTGTCTGACTGTTGACAAATTAGGTAGCGGACAGGACGTCGTCCTCACTGGCTCCAAAGACCATCATATCAAA atgTTTGAGGTGGCAGAAGGTGCTCAGGGTAGCATCAGCTCCAGTCAGACGTTTGAGCCCGCCCACCAGGATGGCGTTGAGTCTCTGGCCGTGCACGGAGACGTTTTCTACAGCGGCTCCAGAGACTACTACATCAAGAAGTGGGACTTAACTAGTAAACGCCTTCTACAG CAGTCCGTCAGCGCCCAGGCAGACTGGGTCAGCGCTCTGGGCGTAGTGCCAGGCTCCCCAGTGCTCCTCAGCGGATGCAGAGGAGGGCTGCTGCGCCTCTGGCACGCCGACTCGCTAGCGCCCCTCGGCGAAGTCCGGGGACACGATAGTCCCATCAACGGCCTCGCCACCAACAGCAGCCAACTGTTCACCGCCTCAGA TGACCGCACAGTGAAGATTTGGGAAGCCAAAGGATCTCTGGAGGAAGGAGTCCACTGA